One genomic segment of Nocardioides cavernaquae includes these proteins:
- a CDS encoding patatin-like phospholipase family protein, producing the protein MVNTPALPSVEDLIVSRRDAGSVAGARDDEWRVALAIEGGGNRAAYSAGMALALDELGLTGSFDAVYGTSGGALNAAWLLTGEAQTWLPSWASPDVAAAGVTDPRRLLCGGPLVDLNVLIHGVYEHLTPMDFTAILANPVTLHLLATDARTGEAADLAPYITDQASLQTALRATACMPLLAGRPVRLGGRSWLDGGLAEAVPYRTALDQGATHVLVLRTRREDQSRSGSAVERALLAPYFAAFGRGAGRSHGAGHVTYREDDERLRELETSNQVRLTQVRPPSGAHDVSRLSSDLDSISAAIAVGRTAVRLLLNVEG; encoded by the coding sequence GTGGTCAACACCCCCGCACTGCCCTCGGTCGAGGATCTGATCGTCAGCCGTCGCGACGCGGGAAGCGTCGCCGGTGCGCGTGACGACGAGTGGCGGGTCGCGCTGGCGATCGAAGGTGGCGGCAACCGCGCGGCGTACTCCGCGGGGATGGCGCTGGCCCTCGACGAGCTCGGCCTGACGGGCTCGTTCGACGCGGTGTACGGCACGTCGGGCGGGGCGCTCAACGCGGCGTGGCTGCTGACCGGCGAGGCGCAGACGTGGCTGCCGTCGTGGGCGTCACCCGATGTCGCGGCGGCGGGGGTCACCGACCCACGTCGCCTGCTTTGCGGCGGGCCGCTCGTCGACCTGAACGTCCTGATCCACGGGGTCTACGAACACCTGACGCCGATGGACTTCACGGCCATCCTCGCCAACCCGGTGACGTTGCACCTCCTCGCGACGGACGCCCGAACCGGCGAGGCAGCCGACCTCGCGCCGTACATCACCGACCAGGCCTCCCTTCAGACCGCTCTGCGCGCAACGGCCTGCATGCCCCTGCTCGCCGGGCGGCCGGTTCGGCTCGGTGGGCGCTCCTGGCTGGACGGTGGGCTGGCGGAGGCGGTGCCCTATCGCACCGCACTGGACCAGGGCGCGACGCACGTCCTGGTGCTGCGGACCCGGCGGGAGGACCAGTCTCGATCGGGATCGGCGGTGGAGCGGGCGCTGCTCGCGCCGTACTTCGCGGCGTTCGGTCGCGGTGCGGGGCGGAGCCACGGCGCGGGCCACGTGACCTACCGGGAGGACGACGAGCGCCTGCGCGAGCTCGAGACCTCGAACCAGGTGCGGTTGACCCAGGTGAGGCCGCCGAGCGGCGCGCACGACGTCTCTCGGCTCTCCAGCGACCTCGACAGCATCAGTGCGGCGATCGCCGTCGGGCGTACGGCGGTCCGCTTGCTGCTCAACGTCGAGGGCTGA
- a CDS encoding family 43 glycosylhydrolase, translating to MRLPESWVWDFWLLDDGERYHVFFLFASRALKEPNARHYRASIGHAVSDDLTNWERVPDVMVRSDAPAWDDLATWTGSVVRHPDGRWFMFYTGSTLAPGGSNIQRIGYATSDDLMSWDKVGHFVLEADPKWYERFGAGLWHDEAFRDPWVFADPDGDGWHMLITARANHGAGGPDDGVDRGVVGHAWSPDLERWEHRGPLTSPGEGFGQIEVVQTQEIDGRHVLMFSTGAEHIYGERAGEATSGVWYARAESALGPFDLANAQRIGGKELYVGKLIRDRDTGETKFLAFVTDVDGEFVGEIIDPMTVEWDGDGLVLRA from the coding sequence TTGCGTCTACCTGAAAGCTGGGTCTGGGACTTCTGGCTCCTCGACGACGGCGAGCGCTATCACGTGTTCTTCCTGTTTGCGTCGCGTGCGCTCAAGGAACCGAACGCGCGCCACTATCGGGCGTCCATCGGCCACGCGGTCTCTGACGACCTGACCAACTGGGAGCGCGTCCCCGACGTCATGGTCCGAAGCGATGCGCCGGCGTGGGACGACCTCGCCACCTGGACCGGCTCCGTCGTTCGCCACCCTGACGGCCGGTGGTTCATGTTCTACACGGGTTCGACCCTCGCGCCGGGGGGCTCCAACATCCAACGGATCGGCTACGCCACCTCGGACGACCTGATGAGCTGGGACAAGGTAGGCCACTTCGTTCTTGAGGCCGACCCGAAGTGGTACGAGCGTTTCGGCGCCGGGCTGTGGCACGACGAGGCCTTTCGCGATCCCTGGGTGTTCGCCGACCCTGATGGCGACGGTTGGCACATGCTGATCACTGCGCGTGCGAACCACGGAGCCGGAGGACCGGATGACGGTGTCGATCGCGGTGTCGTTGGGCATGCATGGTCGCCCGATCTCGAGCGCTGGGAGCACCGCGGACCGCTGACCAGTCCGGGCGAGGGATTCGGGCAGATCGAGGTTGTCCAGACTCAGGAGATCGACGGTCGTCATGTCCTCATGTTCAGCACGGGCGCCGAGCACATCTATGGCGAGCGGGCCGGCGAGGCGACCAGCGGTGTCTGGTACGCCCGGGCTGAGTCCGCCCTCGGTCCGTTCGACCTCGCGAATGCGCAGCGCATCGGCGGCAAGGAGCTGTACGTCGGCAAGCTGATCCGCGACCGCGACACGGGCGAGACGAAGTTCCTCGCCTTCGTGACCGATGTCGACGGCGAGTTCGTGGGCGAGATCATCGATCCGATGACGGTCGAGTGGGACGGCGACGGTCTGGTGCTGCGGGCCTGA
- a CDS encoding extracellular solute-binding protein produces the protein MGQHLPRSIVKAVAVAGATAMIATGCAKAGTGGGDANTLTLWTHNGGNKAELAIVKQIVKDYNGSQDQYTVDVKAFPQESYNSAVTAAATSKKLPCILDTDAPNVASWARSGFLAPLDLPQEVVDKNLDSTKGIYQEKLYSIGYYDAALAVFAHKDALEKAGVRIPTVEEPWTAAEFESALDKIKKSGDYDHAFDLGTGDSGTEWWTYGYSPFLQSFGGDLIDRDGYKTADGVLNGDAAKKWAAWFRGMVTKGYAPAKSSVDAFADFQNGKSAMVWTGIWNAGPLGEVKDGVALPPPDFGNGPKIGGGSWQWAVSSSCAKKDAAMDYLAFSLDPKYLAEFADKQSVVPATEEAAAIAGNGWEEGGSKRFFLDESAAFAELRPITPGYPYLTSTFAKAAQDIIAGGDADKILDKAVTDIDADLKANDNYGN, from the coding sequence GTGGGACAGCACCTGCCCCGTTCGATCGTGAAGGCTGTGGCTGTTGCCGGCGCCACCGCGATGATCGCCACCGGCTGCGCAAAGGCCGGCACTGGTGGCGGCGACGCCAACACCCTGACCCTGTGGACGCACAACGGCGGCAACAAGGCAGAGCTTGCCATCGTCAAGCAGATCGTCAAGGACTACAACGGTAGCCAGGACCAGTACACCGTCGATGTGAAGGCCTTCCCACAGGAGTCCTACAACTCGGCCGTCACCGCCGCGGCGACCTCGAAGAAGCTCCCGTGCATCCTCGACACCGACGCACCGAACGTAGCGAGCTGGGCTCGTTCGGGCTTCCTTGCTCCGCTCGACCTGCCTCAGGAAGTGGTGGACAAGAACCTCGACAGCACGAAGGGCATCTATCAGGAGAAGCTCTACTCGATCGGCTACTACGACGCTGCCCTTGCGGTCTTCGCGCACAAGGACGCGCTTGAGAAGGCCGGCGTTCGGATCCCGACTGTCGAGGAACCGTGGACGGCCGCTGAGTTCGAGAGCGCCCTGGACAAGATCAAGAAGTCCGGTGACTACGACCACGCCTTCGACCTGGGCACCGGAGACTCGGGCACGGAGTGGTGGACCTACGGCTACTCCCCGTTCCTGCAGAGCTTTGGCGGTGACCTGATCGACCGCGACGGTTACAAGACTGCGGACGGCGTCCTCAACGGTGATGCCGCGAAGAAGTGGGCCGCATGGTTCCGCGGGATGGTCACGAAGGGCTACGCGCCCGCGAAGTCCAGCGTTGACGCGTTCGCGGACTTCCAGAACGGCAAGTCCGCCATGGTCTGGACGGGCATCTGGAACGCCGGCCCGCTCGGCGAGGTCAAGGATGGCGTCGCCCTGCCGCCGCCGGACTTCGGCAACGGCCCCAAGATCGGTGGCGGTTCGTGGCAGTGGGCCGTCAGCTCCAGCTGCGCCAAAAAGGACGCGGCAATGGACTACCTCGCGTTCTCTCTCGACCCGAAGTACCTCGCGGAGTTTGCCGACAAGCAGAGCGTCGTCCCGGCCACCGAGGAGGCCGCCGCCATCGCCGGCAACGGCTGGGAAGAGGGCGGCTCGAAGCGCTTCTTCCTCGACGAGTCCGCTGCGTTCGCCGAGCTGCGTCCCATCACCCCCGGCTATCCGTACCTGACCTCGACCTTTGCCAAGGCTGCCCAGGACATCATCGCCGGTGGTGACGCGGACAAGATCCTCGACAAGGCCGTGACCGATATCGATGCCGACCTCAAGGCCAACGACAACTACGGCAACTGA
- a CDS encoding Dabb family protein gives MSNDRVLRHVILFRLHEGADADRALELLRSFRPPGTLKWVIERSVDERKGVVIVEDSTFVDEAALDAFRVSPDHAEAVAFMRDNADWTVGDWWE, from the coding sequence ATGTCGAACGATCGCGTGCTCCGCCACGTCATCCTGTTCCGCCTGCACGAGGGCGCTGACGCCGACCGCGCGCTGGAGCTGCTGCGCAGCTTCCGGCCGCCGGGCACCCTCAAGTGGGTGATCGAGCGGTCCGTCGACGAGCGCAAGGGTGTGGTGATCGTCGAGGACTCGACGTTCGTCGACGAGGCCGCCCTCGACGCGTTCCGGGTGTCGCCGGACCACGCCGAGGCGGTCGCGTTCATGCGGGACAACGCCGACTGGACCGTCGGCGACTGGTGGGAGTGA
- a CDS encoding carbohydrate ABC transporter permease, producing the protein MSTTLAPQAAAAGAPSGTRSKAKTRSWVGFTFTAPALFLLVVFFFIPVGLCFTLAFTNARLISPEPTQFTGLDNFQRLFEDPLFWKSLRNTAFFAIVVVPVQSALALLLAILVNGQGRAKNFFRTLYFVPVVTSIVVVSILWRFMYAPQGLVNNLLQMVTFNLVDGTDWLNNTSTAMPAIIVMSIWQAVGFHMVIWLSGLQTIPSDQYEAAALDGASEWDKFRFITWPGLKETRTFILVTITIAALGLFAQIQVMTSGGPLDSTSTVVYQAVRTGYSQQQTGYASAISLVFFALVLSISLLQRFLTRDKDVR; encoded by the coding sequence ATGTCCACCACGCTTGCCCCCCAAGCCGCTGCGGCCGGTGCGCCGAGTGGCACGCGCAGCAAGGCCAAGACCCGCTCTTGGGTCGGGTTTACCTTCACGGCACCGGCGCTGTTCCTGCTGGTGGTCTTCTTCTTCATCCCGGTGGGGCTCTGCTTCACCCTCGCGTTCACCAACGCCCGATTGATCTCTCCGGAGCCGACCCAGTTCACCGGGCTCGACAACTTCCAGCGACTCTTCGAGGATCCGCTGTTCTGGAAGTCGCTCCGCAACACCGCGTTCTTCGCGATCGTGGTCGTGCCCGTTCAGTCGGCCCTCGCGTTGCTGCTCGCCATCCTGGTCAATGGCCAGGGTCGCGCCAAGAACTTCTTCCGCACCCTCTACTTCGTGCCGGTCGTGACCTCGATCGTCGTGGTGTCGATCCTGTGGCGCTTCATGTACGCCCCGCAGGGCCTGGTCAACAACCTGCTCCAGATGGTGACGTTCAACCTCGTCGACGGGACGGACTGGCTCAACAACACCTCCACCGCGATGCCCGCCATCATCGTGATGTCGATCTGGCAGGCAGTGGGGTTCCACATGGTCATCTGGCTCTCCGGCCTCCAAACCATCCCGAGCGACCAGTACGAAGCTGCCGCCCTCGACGGTGCCAGCGAGTGGGACAAGTTCCGCTTCATCACCTGGCCGGGACTCAAGGAGACCCGCACCTTCATCCTGGTCACGATCACTATCGCGGCACTCGGCCTCTTTGCACAGATCCAGGTCATGACCAGCGGTGGCCCGCTCGACTCGACCTCGACGGTCGTCTATCAGGCCGTGCGCACTGGCTACTCGCAGCAGCAAACCGGCTATGCCTCGGCGATCTCGCTGGTCTTCTTCGCCCTCGTGCTGTCCATCTCCCTGCTCCAGCGATTCCTCACGCGAGACAAGGACGTCCGATGA
- a CDS encoding LacI family DNA-binding transcriptional regulator, whose protein sequence is MSPSSRPTLKDVAARAGVSITTVSVVLNKQRDGVRVPESTRDRVQKAAEELGYQPNETARGLRRRSSQAIGFLSDEVTTTPFAVAMLAAAQDEAADNGQLLFTLNIGKSPSQADLQRAVDSLVQHQVSSLVVAHMYHKEVDPIPSLPDSTVFLNCRATSGHFRSIVPDETTAAYTATRELIDNGHRRIAYLDDATGTAASKLRLAGYFQALTEAGITPDPDLHVRVTPLVAGGVRGGELLDLPEDVRPTGVFCFNDRAAMGFYRAVRQRGLSVPNDISVVGFDDQEFIASELDPPLTTMQLPHAGMGKLAIKVLLGQDTSYVAWEPNGDGKVVRMQCPIVRRESVAPPPAAG, encoded by the coding sequence ATGTCCCCGTCTTCTCGCCCCACGCTCAAGGACGTCGCCGCGCGTGCCGGGGTGTCGATCACAACGGTCTCCGTGGTGCTCAACAAGCAGCGAGACGGCGTGCGGGTGCCGGAGTCGACGCGCGACCGCGTCCAGAAGGCCGCCGAGGAGCTCGGCTACCAGCCCAACGAGACGGCCCGGGGACTGAGGCGCCGCAGCAGCCAAGCGATCGGGTTCCTGTCCGACGAGGTCACAACCACCCCGTTCGCGGTGGCCATGCTCGCAGCAGCCCAGGACGAGGCCGCCGACAACGGGCAACTCCTCTTCACACTGAACATCGGGAAGTCACCGAGCCAGGCGGACCTTCAGCGGGCAGTCGACTCCCTGGTCCAGCACCAGGTTTCCTCGCTCGTGGTCGCGCACATGTACCACAAGGAAGTTGACCCGATCCCGTCACTGCCGGACTCCACCGTCTTCCTGAACTGCCGGGCAACGAGCGGCCATTTCCGCTCGATCGTGCCCGACGAGACCACCGCTGCCTACACAGCGACCCGCGAGCTCATCGACAACGGCCACCGCCGCATTGCCTACCTCGACGACGCCACCGGCACCGCCGCCTCAAAACTGCGGCTGGCGGGCTACTTCCAGGCACTCACCGAGGCCGGCATCACCCCGGATCCGGACCTCCACGTCCGCGTGACCCCGCTCGTTGCGGGCGGCGTTCGCGGAGGGGAACTGCTCGACCTTCCCGAAGACGTGCGCCCGACCGGCGTCTTCTGCTTCAACGACCGCGCGGCCATGGGGTTCTACCGGGCCGTGCGCCAGCGTGGACTTTCCGTGCCCAACGACATCTCTGTCGTCGGCTTCGACGACCAGGAGTTCATCGCCTCCGAGCTCGACCCGCCCTTGACGACGATGCAGCTTCCCCATGCAGGCATGGGGAAGCTCGCCATCAAGGTCCTGCTTGGCCAGGACACGTCGTATGTCGCATGGGAGCCCAACGGCGACGGCAAGGTCGTCCGGATGCAATGTCCGATCGTCCGACGCGAGTCGGTCGCGCCACCGCCGGCAGCTGGCTGA
- a CDS encoding glycoside hydrolase family 32 protein, whose translation MSVATHSRNGLRPALHLTPPEGWMNDPHGLIHLDGTYHLFFQYVPGSLTWRPDCHWGHATSTDLLHWDVHPIALFPDDDEVGVWSGSAVVGDDGVPVLLYTAAQEENLDRSLVRAAYPVSEDLVVWRKGEVLVRPREGDAVFRDPVVFREGDHWRMLVGQGTSDEVAGVAVYRSPDMKNWEYDGLLTTRPATADPYTGVAWECPQLVQRTRGLESDVLIVSVWNHGVTLNVAATAGIYVDGRFAQGEWQTLTAGTSGHYAASHFADVDGRPCVLFWIRDIMDPGTWVGAISVPYVVSDEDGRIVLTPHPSVAAVRTAPDGDEPATALDLEWSPRGIDHLSLVGPDCAVRADLAIADGVLTVTVPGADPVMVEHRAPTLRVIADAQVLEVVASGGLVGLPLTDVAGGFRPVADEPSRLAWWHLS comes from the coding sequence ATGAGCGTGGCGACCCATTCTCGGAACGGTCTGCGACCCGCGCTCCACCTCACGCCTCCTGAGGGGTGGATGAACGACCCCCACGGCCTGATCCACCTCGACGGGACCTACCACCTGTTCTTTCAGTACGTCCCCGGCTCACTGACCTGGCGCCCGGACTGCCACTGGGGCCACGCCACCAGCACCGACCTGCTGCACTGGGACGTCCATCCGATCGCGCTCTTTCCTGACGATGATGAGGTCGGTGTGTGGTCCGGCTCCGCCGTGGTGGGGGACGACGGCGTACCCGTCCTGCTCTATACCGCGGCGCAGGAGGAGAATCTCGACCGGTCACTGGTCCGTGCTGCCTACCCGGTGTCGGAGGACCTTGTCGTCTGGCGCAAGGGCGAGGTTCTCGTCCGACCGCGCGAGGGCGATGCGGTCTTCCGCGACCCGGTGGTCTTCCGCGAAGGCGACCACTGGCGGATGCTCGTCGGCCAGGGCACTTCCGACGAAGTCGCCGGCGTTGCGGTCTACCGCTCCCCGGACATGAAGAACTGGGAGTACGACGGCCTGCTGACCACCCGGCCGGCCACGGCCGATCCCTACACCGGTGTTGCCTGGGAGTGCCCGCAGCTCGTGCAACGCACACGCGGCCTCGAATCGGACGTCCTCATCGTCTCGGTCTGGAACCACGGGGTGACCCTGAATGTCGCAGCGACCGCGGGCATCTACGTCGACGGGCGCTTCGCACAGGGGGAGTGGCAGACCCTGACCGCCGGCACCTCGGGCCACTACGCCGCGAGCCACTTCGCCGATGTCGACGGGCGCCCCTGCGTGCTCTTCTGGATCCGCGACATCATGGACCCCGGCACGTGGGTCGGTGCGATCAGCGTGCCGTACGTCGTGTCCGACGAGGACGGTCGGATCGTCCTCACGCCGCATCCGTCCGTTGCCGCGGTGCGCACCGCTCCCGATGGGGACGAGCCCGCAACGGCGCTCGACCTCGAGTGGTCCCCGCGCGGCATCGACCACCTCAGTCTGGTCGGCCCGGATTGTGCGGTCCGGGCCGACCTCGCCATCGCTGACGGCGTGCTCACCGTCACGGTGCCCGGTGCCGACCCGGTCATGGTTGAGCACCGGGCGCCCACGCTCCGCGTGATCGCGGATGCCCAGGTCCTGGAGGTCGTCGCCTCGGGTGGTCTCGTCGGACTGCCGCTCACCGACGTCGCCGGCGGCTTCCGACCGGTTGCTGACGAGCCGAGCCGCCTCGCGTGGTGGCACCTCTCCTGA
- a CDS encoding carbohydrate ABC transporter permease: MTTTTAAAGSRRAPKPARKITGRMIGMNVGRLLLGMFFAFPIVFMLVSSLKPDEQIFSDMSSLKAFLPVGDLSLENYRTTLDTVPAFRFLLNSIMVSVVTVALGLFINSLAAFGLSRLQWKGRGLVLSLVLATLVVPFETFALPLLWWVNHLPWLTHQGFTILWTEGWIDTYRVQILPFVANAFSIYLFYSYFQSIPKELDEAARVDGASWFRIYRSIVMPLSGPAIASVSILTFLPAWNSFLWPLMVVQTEELRPVMLGVSYFFQLNVAWGPMMAYSSMITIPVLALFLAFQRSFIGSIASSGVKG; encoded by the coding sequence ATGACCACGACCACCGCCGCCGCTGGCTCGCGGCGAGCTCCGAAGCCGGCACGGAAGATCACCGGCCGCATGATCGGCATGAACGTCGGTCGTCTGCTCCTCGGCATGTTCTTCGCGTTCCCGATTGTCTTCATGCTGGTCTCATCGCTCAAGCCGGACGAGCAGATCTTCAGTGACATGAGCTCACTCAAGGCGTTTCTGCCGGTTGGCGACCTGTCACTCGAGAACTACCGGACGACCCTAGACACGGTGCCAGCGTTCCGGTTCCTGCTGAACTCGATCATGGTGTCCGTGGTGACGGTCGCGCTTGGACTGTTCATCAACAGCTTGGCGGCTTTCGGCCTGTCGCGACTCCAGTGGAAGGGCCGCGGGCTGGTGCTCAGCTTGGTCCTCGCCACGCTCGTCGTGCCGTTCGAGACGTTCGCCCTGCCGCTGCTCTGGTGGGTCAACCACCTGCCGTGGCTCACCCACCAGGGGTTCACGATCCTGTGGACCGAGGGCTGGATCGACACCTACCGCGTGCAGATCCTTCCGTTCGTAGCGAACGCATTCTCGATCTACCTCTTCTACTCCTACTTCCAGAGCATCCCCAAGGAGCTCGACGAGGCGGCGCGCGTCGACGGTGCGAGCTGGTTCCGCATCTACCGCAGTATCGTCATGCCGCTCTCCGGTCCGGCCATCGCGTCCGTCTCGATCCTCACGTTTCTGCCGGCCTGGAACTCGTTCCTCTGGCCGCTCATGGTGGTGCAGACCGAGGAGCTTCGACCGGTCATGCTCGGCGTCAGCTACTTCTTCCAGCTCAACGTCGCGTGGGGCCCGATGATGGCCTACTCGAGCATGATCACGATCCCCGTGCTGGCGCTCTTCCTCGCCTTCCAGCGCTCCTTCATCGGCAGCATCGCGTCCAGCGGAGTGAAGGGATGA
- a CDS encoding ABC transporter ATP-binding protein, with protein MASITFNQTQRWYPGADSPAVPGIDLAIEDGEFMVLVGPSGCGKSTTLRMLAGLEEVTDGSIHIGDREVTNLAPKDRDIAMVFQSYALYPHMTVADNMGFALKMAKVPKADRDRRVAEAAAMLGLTEYLERKPKALSGGQRQRVAMGRAIVRKPQVFCMDEPLSNLDAKMRVQTRTDIAKLQRDLGVTTVYVTHDQVEAMTMGDRVAVMKDGLIQQVDTPLALYDRPVNLFVAGFIGSPQMNLLSGVSVDGDVRIGEYVVPVDPTAAKRMDGNVVVGVRPENWRIVGAGEGIPITVRLIEELGADAFVYGTCEAQGTPHDVIVRVAGRDATQKGDVLHVTTDPAHVHVFDKETGARLSA; from the coding sequence ATGGCCAGCATCACTTTCAACCAGACCCAGCGGTGGTACCCCGGCGCTGACTCGCCCGCCGTGCCCGGCATCGACCTCGCGATCGAAGACGGCGAGTTTATGGTCCTCGTCGGTCCGTCGGGTTGTGGCAAGTCCACGACGCTGCGGATGCTCGCGGGTCTCGAGGAGGTGACCGACGGGTCGATCCATATCGGCGACCGCGAAGTCACCAACCTCGCACCCAAGGACCGCGACATCGCGATGGTCTTCCAGTCGTATGCGCTCTATCCGCACATGACGGTGGCCGACAACATGGGCTTTGCGCTGAAGATGGCCAAGGTGCCGAAGGCAGATCGCGATCGCCGCGTCGCTGAGGCGGCTGCGATGCTCGGCCTCACGGAGTACCTTGAGCGCAAGCCGAAGGCGCTCTCGGGCGGCCAGCGTCAGCGCGTCGCGATGGGCCGCGCGATCGTGCGCAAGCCGCAGGTGTTCTGCATGGATGAGCCGCTGTCCAACCTGGACGCCAAGATGCGCGTGCAGACGCGCACGGACATCGCCAAGCTGCAGCGCGACCTCGGCGTCACCACGGTCTACGTCACGCATGACCAGGTCGAGGCGATGACAATGGGCGACCGCGTGGCGGTGATGAAGGACGGCCTGATCCAGCAGGTCGACACCCCGCTGGCGCTCTACGACCGGCCGGTGAACCTCTTCGTCGCGGGCTTCATCGGATCCCCGCAGATGAACCTGCTGTCCGGTGTGTCCGTCGACGGTGACGTCCGGATTGGCGAGTACGTCGTGCCGGTCGACCCCACGGCCGCAAAGCGAATGGACGGCAACGTCGTCGTCGGCGTACGCCCCGAGAACTGGCGGATCGTCGGTGCCGGCGAAGGCATCCCGATCACAGTGCGCCTGATCGAGGAGCTCGGAGCGGACGCGTTTGTCTACGGCACGTGCGAGGCACAGGGGACACCGCACGACGTCATCGTCCGCGTCGCAGGCCGCGACGCGACCCAGAAGGGTGACGTGCTCCACGTGACCACCGACCCCGCCCATGTCCACGTCTTCGACAAGGAAACCGGTGCTCGCCTCTCCGCCTGA
- a CDS encoding carbohydrate kinase family protein, with protein MPEPVLVIGEALIDLIRRPGEFTDARVGGSPLNVAIGLSRLEVPAVLQTRIGADDHADMIQAHLAENVVALVPGSVTPGRSSTAVATIGGDGAATYEFDIHWALDRTPLGSPALLHTGSIGAVLEPGASVVINTIRVLRDTATISYDPNVRPKLMGECDSARARIESLVCLADVVKASSEDLEWLYPDTDLEVVARGWRDLGPAIVVVTHGETGAYAVGPAAAVRIPAPATDLVDTIGAGDSFMAGLLAALSDADLLGRKHESRLRALDEAALRELLEFAAACAAVTVSRPGADPPRRGDLTVKVSP; from the coding sequence TTGCCTGAACCGGTTCTTGTCATCGGGGAAGCCCTCATCGACCTGATCCGCCGACCCGGTGAGTTCACGGACGCGCGCGTCGGCGGCAGCCCGCTGAATGTCGCGATCGGGCTCAGTCGGCTGGAGGTTCCCGCCGTGTTGCAGACGCGCATCGGCGCCGATGACCACGCCGACATGATCCAGGCGCACCTCGCCGAGAATGTCGTCGCCCTGGTGCCGGGTTCGGTCACCCCTGGTCGGAGCTCGACGGCAGTGGCCACGATCGGCGGCGACGGAGCCGCGACGTACGAGTTCGACATCCACTGGGCGCTCGACCGGACGCCGCTCGGGTCGCCGGCGCTGCTCCACACAGGCTCGATCGGAGCCGTGCTTGAGCCGGGCGCATCCGTGGTCATCAACACGATCCGCGTGCTTCGCGACACCGCGACGATCTCCTACGACCCCAACGTGCGACCGAAGCTGATGGGCGAGTGCGATTCTGCTCGCGCCCGGATCGAGTCGCTGGTCTGCCTGGCGGACGTCGTCAAGGCGAGCAGTGAGGACCTCGAGTGGCTCTACCCCGACACCGACCTGGAGGTCGTCGCTCGAGGCTGGCGAGACCTTGGTCCGGCGATCGTGGTGGTCACGCACGGCGAGACCGGCGCGTACGCCGTCGGCCCGGCCGCCGCCGTACGGATCCCAGCGCCGGCGACCGACCTGGTCGACACCATCGGTGCCGGTGACTCGTTCATGGCCGGCCTCCTTGCCGCGCTGTCCGACGCTGACCTGCTTGGCAGGAAGCACGAGTCTCGCCTGCGTGCCCTCGATGAGGCGGCGCTCCGTGAGCTGCTGGAGTTCGCTGCAGCATGTGCCGCCGTGACTGTCTCCCGTCCAGGTGCCGACCCGCCGCGTCGGGGCGACCTGACCGTGAAGGTGAGCCCGTGA